One genomic window of Sphingopyxis sp. OPL5 includes the following:
- a CDS encoding FAD-binding protein has product MTTPAQKTVDILVVGTGAGAMVAAATAAARGASVLMIEKTPLYGGSSAASGGGVWIPASDSAIAQGQSDSPDEAFTYIKSLTGNTVADAKIRAFVENARFMVRHVESISDLRFTAIPYTDYHAENPGGKMGFRSHETNTLNARRLPRRDFETLRPTHPAAALFGYIPWTTMEAAPMVTRGPGWMRTMAKVLWRYYSDVGQRLRSKRSRFLVFGNAIAGHLKLAFDRDGGELWLGAALKELTRDASGRVTGAVIERGGAAVTVTATRGVILGAGGFERNQAMRDRYLPGEGRPEWSGGQEGNTGDAIEAGIRIGAATDLMAEAWWAPTLSVPGEPRGRPLFYERALPGNIIVNQRGERFMNEARSYDIAGKAMIDADRPDARTIPSWIVLDARFRSKYPMGPLIPVFPDWTLPARFRSMYLKAPTLKALAGQMGVPPAALEATVARFNGFARSGEDADFGRGGAAYDRYYGDQSVKPNPNLAPIDQAPFYALKVYPGDIGTKGGLATDEAARVLDGQGAPIPGLYAIGNNAASVMGPAYPGAGSTLGPAMTFGFLAVQDILR; this is encoded by the coding sequence GTGACCACGCCGGCTCAGAAGACCGTCGATATTCTCGTCGTTGGCACGGGAGCCGGGGCGATGGTTGCCGCCGCGACGGCAGCAGCGCGCGGTGCCAGCGTTCTGATGATCGAAAAGACCCCGCTTTACGGCGGCAGTTCGGCGGCATCGGGCGGCGGCGTCTGGATTCCCGCGAGCGACTCCGCGATCGCGCAGGGCCAGTCCGATTCCCCCGACGAGGCCTTCACCTATATCAAGAGCCTGACCGGCAACACGGTGGCCGATGCCAAGATCCGGGCCTTCGTCGAGAACGCACGGTTCATGGTGCGGCATGTCGAGAGCATCTCCGATCTCCGCTTCACCGCCATTCCCTATACCGATTACCATGCCGAAAATCCTGGCGGCAAAATGGGCTTTCGCAGCCACGAGACCAACACGCTCAACGCGCGGCGTCTTCCGCGCCGGGATTTCGAGACGCTTCGCCCGACGCATCCCGCAGCTGCGCTGTTCGGCTACATCCCCTGGACGACCATGGAAGCCGCGCCGATGGTGACCCGAGGTCCGGGCTGGATGCGGACCATGGCGAAGGTGTTGTGGCGCTACTATAGCGACGTGGGCCAGCGCCTGCGATCGAAGCGCAGCCGCTTTCTCGTTTTCGGCAATGCGATCGCGGGCCATCTGAAACTTGCTTTCGACCGCGACGGGGGTGAGCTCTGGCTCGGTGCGGCGCTGAAGGAACTGACGCGCGACGCGAGCGGCCGTGTCACGGGCGCGGTGATCGAGCGTGGCGGGGCGGCCGTGACGGTGACCGCGACGCGCGGTGTCATCCTCGGCGCGGGCGGCTTCGAGCGGAACCAGGCGATGCGCGACCGCTATCTACCAGGCGAAGGCCGACCCGAATGGTCGGGAGGACAGGAAGGCAATACCGGCGACGCGATCGAGGCCGGAATAAGGATCGGCGCCGCGACCGATCTTATGGCCGAAGCCTGGTGGGCGCCGACGCTCAGCGTTCCGGGCGAACCGCGCGGGCGCCCTCTGTTCTACGAGCGGGCGCTTCCGGGCAACATCATTGTGAATCAGCGCGGCGAGCGCTTCATGAACGAGGCGCGAAGCTACGATATCGCCGGCAAGGCGATGATCGACGCGGACCGGCCCGATGCGCGCACGATCCCGTCGTGGATCGTCCTCGATGCGCGGTTCCGCAGCAAATATCCGATGGGTCCGCTCATCCCGGTCTTCCCGGACTGGACCCTACCCGCGCGCTTCCGGTCGATGTATCTGAAGGCGCCGACGTTGAAAGCGCTGGCCGGGCAGATGGGGGTTCCGCCCGCCGCGCTCGAGGCGACGGTCGCCCGGTTCAACGGCTTTGCCCGCAGCGGCGAGGATGCGGATTTCGGACGCGGCGGTGCTGCCTATGACCGATATTATGGCGACCAGTCGGTGAAGCCCAACCCCAATCTCGCTCCGATCGACCAGGCGCCCTTCTATGCGCTCAAGGTCTATCCCGGCGATATCGGGACCAAGGGCGGGCTGGCGACCGACGAGGCAGCGCGCGTTCTCGACGGCCAGGGCGCACCGATCCCCGGTCTTTATGCCATCGGCAACAATGCCGCGTCGGTGATGGGGCCCGCCTATCCCGGAGCGGGTTCGACCCTCGGGCCCGCCATGACCTTCGGCTTCCTCGCGGTACAGGATATTTTGCGATGA